In a genomic window of Temperatibacter marinus:
- the guaB gene encoding IMP dehydrogenase, with protein MNIRLGLTFDDVLLVPAASDVMPAQVDVRTQLTQSIQLNIPLLSAAMDTVTEAKMAIGMARDGGIGVIHRNMTDEEQATMVRQVKKYESGMVVNPVTMYPDQTLADALDLMKRHKISGIPVVERVDGNIPSKLVGIVTHRDVRFASQMATPISELMTRDVITVKEGVSSEEAKKLFHTHRIEKLIVVNDNYHCVGLVTVKDMEKAVAHPNAAKDTQGRLRVAAASTVGDKGYERALALIDAEVDLLVLDTAHGHSSHVVSQVERIKKEFSHVQVVAGNIATAAAAEALIGAGADCLKVGIGPGSICTTRVVAGVGVPQLTAVSDVSEVAIKSNIPVIADGGLRTSGDIAKAMAAGASACMVGSLLAGTEEAPGETYLYQGRSYKAYRGMGSVGAMAQGSADRYFQGEIKDTLKLVPEGIEGQVPYKGPAGTMVHQLVGGLRAGMGYTGCQTIPEMWEKAEFVRITNSGLKESHVHDVTITRESPNYPAGK; from the coding sequence ATGAATATACGACTTGGTCTTACTTTTGATGATGTTCTTCTTGTCCCTGCTGCTTCTGATGTGATGCCAGCTCAAGTGGATGTGAGAACACAACTTACTCAATCTATTCAATTAAATATTCCTCTTCTGTCTGCAGCCATGGATACTGTTACAGAAGCTAAAATGGCTATTGGTATGGCTCGTGATGGTGGTATCGGTGTTATTCACCGCAATATGACTGACGAAGAACAAGCGACAATGGTACGCCAAGTTAAAAAATATGAATCTGGTATGGTGGTTAATCCTGTAACGATGTACCCAGACCAGACCTTGGCTGATGCTCTTGATTTAATGAAGCGCCATAAAATTTCAGGCATACCAGTGGTAGAACGAGTGGACGGAAATATACCGAGTAAGTTGGTCGGCATTGTAACACACAGAGATGTGAGATTTGCAAGCCAGATGGCGACACCCATATCAGAATTGATGACCCGCGATGTTATTACAGTCAAAGAAGGCGTTTCTTCTGAAGAAGCCAAAAAGCTTTTCCACACACATCGGATAGAAAAATTAATTGTTGTGAATGATAACTATCATTGTGTTGGCCTCGTCACTGTCAAAGATATGGAAAAAGCAGTTGCACATCCAAACGCTGCTAAAGATACGCAAGGTCGCTTAAGAGTAGCTGCCGCCTCGACAGTAGGGGACAAAGGCTATGAGCGGGCACTTGCATTAATTGATGCGGAGGTCGATCTGCTCGTTTTAGACACAGCGCATGGACATTCAAGTCATGTTGTGTCTCAGGTTGAACGCATTAAGAAGGAATTTTCCCATGTACAAGTGGTGGCAGGTAATATAGCAACGGCTGCCGCCGCCGAAGCTCTTATTGGGGCTGGAGCTGATTGTCTCAAAGTCGGTATTGGCCCGGGATCTATCTGTACAACACGTGTTGTCGCTGGAGTGGGCGTTCCTCAATTAACAGCTGTTTCTGATGTTTCTGAAGTGGCCATTAAATCAAATATTCCTGTCATTGCGGATGGCGGCCTTCGTACATCGGGTGATATTGCTAAAGCTATGGCGGCTGGAGCGAGTGCTTGTATGGTTGGTTCGCTCCTAGCTGGTACAGAGGAAGCCCCTGGGGAAACATATTTATACCAAGGCCGCTCCTATAAAGCTTATCGCGGTATGGGCTCTGTTGGTGCCATGGCTCAAGGCTCTGCAGATCGATATTTCCAAGGCGAAATCAAAGATACACTCAAACTTGTGCCAGAAGGTATCGAAGGTCAAGTTCCTTACAAAGGGCCTGCTGGAACAATGGTTCATCAACTTGTCGGTGGTCTTCGTGCTGGTATGGGCTATACGGGCTGCCAGACTATTCCTGAAATGTGGGAAAAAGCTGAATTCGTTCGCATCACAAACTCTGGGCTCAAAGAAAGCCATGTCCACGATGTGACCATCACACGGGAATCCCCTAACTATCCGGCGGGTAAATAA
- a CDS encoding RsmB/NOP family class I SAM-dependent RNA methyltransferase has protein sequence MRPEARIAATIELLDEWLTSLKMSRQPADILVSNFFRARRYAGSKDRRAITGSFYAILRNFASLAHQWDREALTGRQLVLSYYYETDTESLDLFNIESDYAPQNLTAEEKKALEDNSGKDKDEHITLNCPEVYATAFKKRFGDDFKTEIEALNVPAMLSVRVNPLKGDRHQIFGKLVGQGIRLKRTEYSPYGFIFEEKTPLGNLDLYKTGVIEVQDEAAQIASMLIDAQEEDTVIDLCAGAGGKSLLAAAIGPKKANFIAFDIDNRRLNDLNKRAERAGVNIHAIKLPYTGTRRGSKLTPYVEKADQVIVDVPCSGTGTWRRNPDLRVRMEAEDLNRLTAQQTGLLKEGSQLVRPGGYLFYMTCSLLPQENEDIVDQFLAKNTDFTRIDARDRLNEIEPSIDLKCPYSLNEDDILLSPNSHGTDGFYISILQRLA, from the coding sequence ATGAGGCCCGAAGCACGCATTGCAGCAACGATAGAATTGCTTGATGAATGGTTGACATCTTTAAAGATGAGCCGACAACCAGCAGATATCCTTGTGAGTAATTTCTTCCGCGCTAGGCGCTATGCAGGGTCTAAAGACAGGCGCGCGATCACAGGTTCTTTTTATGCCATATTAAGAAACTTTGCGTCACTTGCTCACCAATGGGACCGTGAGGCCCTCACTGGGCGACAGTTGGTTCTGTCTTATTATTATGAGACAGACACTGAATCGTTGGACCTTTTTAACATTGAGAGTGATTATGCTCCTCAAAATCTGACTGCTGAAGAGAAAAAGGCGTTAGAAGATAATTCTGGAAAAGACAAAGATGAGCATATCACTTTGAATTGTCCAGAAGTCTATGCCACAGCCTTTAAAAAGCGTTTTGGCGACGACTTTAAGACAGAAATTGAAGCACTAAATGTCCCTGCAATGCTCTCTGTTCGTGTGAATCCATTGAAAGGTGATCGTCACCAAATTTTTGGAAAACTTGTAGGCCAAGGCATCCGCCTTAAAAGAACAGAATATTCTCCCTATGGCTTTATTTTTGAAGAAAAAACACCTCTTGGAAATTTAGACCTATATAAAACAGGTGTGATTGAAGTTCAGGATGAAGCTGCACAGATAGCGTCCATGCTCATAGACGCTCAAGAAGAAGACACTGTTATAGATCTCTGTGCTGGCGCTGGTGGAAAATCTCTTTTGGCAGCAGCTATTGGTCCAAAGAAAGCAAACTTCATTGCTTTTGACATCGATAACAGACGCTTAAATGATCTCAATAAAAGGGCGGAAAGAGCAGGGGTCAATATCCATGCTATAAAGCTGCCCTATACGGGCACTCGCCGGGGGAGCAAATTAACGCCTTATGTTGAAAAAGCTGATCAAGTGATTGTTGATGTGCCTTGCAGTGGAACAGGGACATGGCGTCGTAACCCAGATTTGAGAGTACGCATGGAAGCAGAAGATCTGAATCGTCTGACTGCTCAACAAACCGGTTTACTTAAAGAAGGGTCACAGCTTGTCAGACCTGGGGGATATCTCTTCTATATGACGTGCAGCCTTTTACCCCAAGAAAATGAAGATATTGTTGACCAATTCCTAGCAAAAAATACTGATTTCACTAGAATTGATGCACGCGATCGACTGAATGAAATTGAACCGTCAATTGATTTAAAATGCCCATATAGTTTGAATGAGGATGATATCTTATTGTCGCCAAACTCTCATGGCACAGATGGGTTCTATATTTCGATCCTGCAGCGTCTTGCCTGA
- a CDS encoding tetratricopeptide repeat protein — MKLTVVSIIVASMIASPALATDKKLQSISSKFILEAKSLKANGKLTEAQFALEKALVADPQNASILVALGEIHEAQGHVGKGLKYYRNALYVDPASKHALKNQALAFLKKELVTKAEITREKLHAICKGTCEELSFVQQAITAYKEKKTAELTAEIEKSEETEKQ; from the coding sequence ATGAAGTTAACTGTTGTTTCTATTATCGTAGCATCGATGATTGCGAGCCCCGCACTGGCCACGGATAAAAAATTACAATCAATCTCCTCAAAATTTATTCTTGAAGCTAAAAGCTTAAAAGCTAATGGAAAACTAACCGAGGCACAATTTGCATTGGAGAAAGCGCTTGTCGCTGATCCTCAGAATGCTTCTATCCTGGTTGCCCTAGGTGAAATTCACGAAGCTCAGGGCCATGTGGGCAAAGGGTTGAAATACTATAGAAATGCACTCTATGTTGACCCTGCGTCTAAGCATGCACTCAAAAATCAGGCACTCGCTTTTCTTAAAAAAGAATTGGTCACAAAGGCAGAGATCACACGCGAGAAATTACACGCAATCTGTAAAGGGACCTGTGAAGAATTGTCTTTTGTGCAGCAAGCTATTACTGCCTATAAAGAAAAGAAAACAGCTGAACTGACAGCAGAGATTGAAAAGTCAGAAGAAACTGAAAAACAATAA
- a CDS encoding M20/M25/M40 family metallo-hydrolase produces MRIFITSLLLLVSPTIILANDQLIPVSEKTKKTAALLRDSALKNNSAYEILSSLTTEVGARHPGTPGEKNGIDWGVRTFKKLGFDKVWTEDVQMNGWVRVSETAEVMAPYYQKLVISALGRSSSTPEGGLKGDIVEFETYADLDKAAQGSLQGKIAFISNRMERKIDGAGYGPANIARTKGYMAAAKAGASALLIRSIGTDDHRNPHTGGTNIFKGVTSIPVAALSNPDADQLERLFALGHTPKVKLNIKTKDLGPIVTKNVIGEITGREKPNEIVVIGGHLDSWDLGTGAVDDGAGVAITMAAANFIKNTVKERPRRTIRVILWGAEELGLIGARAYAKARQEDGTLKDHIIGSESDFGAGPVYGLKSSEHVAPKAIHVIDTMAGLMGPLGVTRRSGGTMGGPDMIPLHALGIPSVGLMQNGEDYFDLHHTPDDTLDKVDPKMMRQNMAVWTVFAYIAAEWPGTFK; encoded by the coding sequence ATGCGGATTTTTATAACATCACTTTTACTACTTGTATCGCCGACAATTATTTTAGCGAATGATCAACTGATCCCGGTGAGTGAAAAGACAAAGAAAACAGCAGCACTGCTCAGAGATTCTGCATTAAAAAACAACAGTGCCTATGAAATTCTTTCATCATTAACGACAGAAGTAGGTGCCCGTCATCCGGGAACACCTGGTGAGAAAAACGGCATTGATTGGGGTGTTCGTACATTTAAGAAGCTAGGTTTTGATAAAGTTTGGACAGAAGATGTTCAGATGAATGGTTGGGTAAGAGTTTCTGAAACAGCAGAAGTCATGGCCCCCTATTATCAAAAACTTGTTATTTCTGCTCTTGGTCGCTCTTCGTCAACGCCTGAGGGAGGACTGAAAGGTGACATCGTCGAATTTGAAACATATGCAGACCTGGATAAAGCAGCGCAAGGCAGTCTTCAAGGAAAGATAGCCTTTATTAGCAATCGTATGGAGCGAAAAATCGATGGTGCAGGCTATGGGCCAGCAAACATTGCCCGAACAAAAGGATATATGGCAGCCGCAAAAGCAGGTGCTTCTGCCTTATTAATTCGCTCAATTGGCACCGATGACCACCGGAATCCCCATACAGGCGGCACCAATATCTTTAAAGGGGTCACTTCAATTCCTGTTGCAGCGTTATCAAACCCTGATGCAGATCAACTTGAACGATTGTTTGCCCTTGGGCATACCCCAAAAGTTAAGTTAAACATCAAAACGAAAGATTTGGGTCCAATTGTCACGAAAAATGTAATTGGTGAAATCACAGGCCGTGAGAAGCCAAATGAAATTGTTGTCATTGGCGGTCACTTAGACAGCTGGGATCTTGGTACAGGCGCCGTGGATGATGGTGCAGGTGTTGCCATTACAATGGCTGCCGCTAACTTTATTAAAAATACAGTCAAAGAGCGGCCTCGTCGGACTATTCGTGTGATCTTATGGGGAGCAGAAGAGCTTGGATTGATAGGAGCGCGGGCCTATGCGAAGGCTCGTCAAGAGGATGGGACCTTAAAGGACCATATTATCGGCTCTGAATCAGATTTCGGCGCTGGTCCAGTCTACGGTCTTAAATCATCTGAGCATGTGGCCCCGAAAGCCATTCATGTCATTGATACAATGGCTGGCCTCATGGGGCCGCTGGGTGTTACACGTCGCTCAGGAGGGACTATGGGAGGACCAGATATGATCCCCCTTCACGCTTTGGGTATTCCTTCTGTAGGCCTCATGCAAAATGGAGAAGATTATTTTGATCTTCATCATACACCAGATGATACACTCGATAAGGTTGACCCTAAAATGATGCGTCAAAATATGGCTGTATGGACTGTTTTTGCCTATATTGCAGCTGAATGGCCTGGTACGTTCAAATAA
- the trmFO gene encoding methylenetetrahydrofolate--tRNA-(uracil(54)-C(5))-methyltransferase (FADH(2)-oxidizing) TrmFO, with amino-acid sequence MSDIKEIHVVGGGLAGSEAAWQIANQGIPVVLHEMRGVKKTDAHITEGLAELVCSNSFRSDDHENNAVGLLHYEMRALNSLIMDAAERNRIPAGSALAVAREAFSEDVQKSLEDHPLITICREEIEHLPSAEEWDNVIIATGPLTSDALSQSILKATGEDKLAFFDAIAPIIYKETIDFEKAWFQSRYDKGDGKDYINLPLNEAQYDALIADLTDSEKADYKEWEKDTPYFDGCMPVEVMAERGHETLRFGPMKPVGLTNPHSEDQPHAVVQLRQDNALGTLYNIVGFQTKMKWGAQKEVFRKIPGLEKAEFARLGGLHRNTFINSPKLLDATLKLKSKESIRFAGQITGVEGYVESAAMGLLAGRFAAAERNSKTLSIPPIETAFGALMHHITGGADAKTFQPMNINFGLMPDIIGKNPETGRKYKKAERKVAKTVRAKEALMKWLQDNDLTQIH; translated from the coding sequence ATGAGCGATATTAAAGAAATTCACGTTGTAGGCGGTGGCCTCGCTGGGTCAGAGGCAGCCTGGCAAATTGCCAATCAGGGTATTCCGGTTGTCTTACATGAAATGCGGGGTGTAAAAAAAACCGATGCTCATATAACAGAAGGGCTTGCAGAATTAGTTTGTTCCAATAGTTTCCGTTCTGATGATCATGAAAACAATGCTGTGGGGCTGTTACATTATGAAATGCGAGCGTTAAACAGTCTCATTATGGATGCAGCAGAAAGAAACCGGATCCCTGCAGGGTCTGCGCTCGCAGTAGCCCGCGAAGCATTTTCTGAAGATGTACAAAAAAGCCTTGAGGATCATCCCCTTATTACCATTTGCCGTGAAGAGATTGAACATCTCCCGTCTGCTGAGGAATGGGATAATGTGATCATTGCCACAGGTCCCCTGACCTCTGATGCTCTCTCTCAGTCTATTTTGAAAGCGACGGGAGAAGACAAATTGGCTTTCTTCGATGCCATTGCCCCAATCATCTATAAAGAAACCATCGATTTTGAAAAAGCTTGGTTTCAAAGTCGCTATGATAAGGGAGACGGAAAAGATTATATTAATCTCCCACTGAATGAAGCCCAGTATGATGCTTTAATTGCTGACCTGACGGATAGTGAAAAAGCGGATTATAAAGAATGGGAGAAAGACACCCCCTATTTTGATGGATGTATGCCAGTAGAGGTCATGGCAGAGCGCGGTCATGAAACATTAAGATTTGGTCCAATGAAACCTGTTGGCCTTACTAATCCTCATAGTGAGGATCAACCGCACGCCGTTGTTCAGCTTAGACAGGATAATGCTCTTGGAACGCTCTATAACATTGTAGGCTTTCAAACAAAAATGAAATGGGGCGCGCAGAAAGAAGTCTTTAGAAAAATCCCAGGCCTAGAAAAGGCTGAATTTGCTAGACTCGGTGGACTGCATCGAAATACTTTTATCAATAGTCCAAAGCTTTTAGACGCGACTCTGAAACTAAAGTCGAAAGAGTCAATTAGGTTTGCTGGGCAAATTACGGGAGTTGAAGGCTATGTTGAAAGTGCTGCTATGGGACTTCTTGCGGGTCGGTTTGCAGCAGCTGAAAGAAATTCAAAGACACTTTCTATTCCGCCTATAGAAACTGCCTTTGGCGCTCTAATGCATCATATTACTGGTGGGGCCGATGCTAAAACATTCCAACCTATGAATATTAATTTTGGCCTAATGCCCGATATTATTGGCAAAAATCCAGAAACTGGGCGTAAATATAAAAAAGCGGAACGGAAAGTCGCCAAGACAGTAAGAGCAAAAGAAGCTCTAATGAAATGGCTCCAAGATAATGATTTAACACAGATCCACTAG
- a CDS encoding M28 family metallopeptidase — MAVKAKDIISLLSLYAHRGCGSEEEMYAREELLAILEGEPGVTVKEEGFYAPSSYLPFFWIIFSGVILGILITPYSPLVSLILTLCLSGSFLLFMDWRYSPLIQVTEHKITANLVATKTTGYPLDPLIILMAHLDSAPASFAYRKEQISFFKITLYCTAVIMIFSSAFPLMHFGNYFIPDYVRFMYSTILFLIIFITSIDYWRYGYTPGANDNLSGVTAATTIARRCFRDMPENAEVRLVITSAEEAGMLGAKQYLGLHDEELMSRPTYVLNIDSVGAGKLCYVSHSGTFSETHYKGPVIETAFRLSRDHDKFSHIRSMKHHVGDFDTIWFMRAGIPSLTLAAYDEEGAMPHIHTPEDTVKQLDHALIEEAIDYGEAIVRRLAIKEMT; from the coding sequence ATGGCTGTCAAAGCAAAGGATATTATATCGCTTTTATCACTTTATGCACACCGGGGGTGTGGCAGTGAAGAAGAAATGTATGCCAGAGAGGAACTTTTGGCTATTTTAGAAGGCGAACCTGGTGTCACGGTCAAAGAAGAAGGCTTTTATGCACCCAGCAGCTATCTTCCATTTTTTTGGATTATATTTTCCGGTGTGATCCTAGGTATCTTGATTACACCATACAGTCCCCTTGTATCCCTCATATTAACACTCTGTCTTAGCGGGAGTTTTCTTCTTTTTATGGACTGGCGATATAGCCCCTTAATCCAAGTGACTGAGCATAAAATTACAGCAAATTTAGTAGCAACAAAAACAACAGGCTATCCCTTAGATCCCTTAATCATCCTCATGGCCCATTTAGACAGCGCACCTGCTTCTTTTGCTTATAGAAAAGAACAAATATCATTCTTTAAAATAACGCTCTATTGCACAGCAGTTATTATGATTTTTTCATCTGCATTCCCACTTATGCATTTCGGAAATTACTTCATCCCAGACTATGTTCGATTTATGTATTCAACGATCTTATTTCTAATCATTTTCATAACGTCTATTGATTACTGGCGCTATGGTTATACGCCGGGTGCCAATGATAACCTCTCTGGTGTGACGGCAGCGACAACGATTGCAAGACGCTGCTTTAGAGATATGCCCGAAAATGCTGAAGTGAGATTAGTGATTACCTCAGCCGAAGAAGCTGGCATGTTAGGTGCTAAGCAATATTTAGGCTTGCACGACGAAGAGTTGATGAGCCGTCCAACCTATGTTTTAAATATTGATTCTGTAGGGGCAGGGAAGCTGTGTTATGTCAGTCATTCAGGGACTTTTTCTGAGACTCACTATAAGGGACCAGTGATAGAAACAGCTTTTAGACTTTCAAGAGACCATGATAAATTTTCACACATTCGGTCTATGAAACATCATGTTGGGGATTTTGATACTATCTGGTTCATGCGAGCTGGTATACCTTCACTCACATTAGCGGCTTATGATGAAGAAGGTGCCATGCCCCATATTCATACGCCAGAAGATACAGTGAAGCAGCTAGATCATGCGCTTATTGAAGAAGCTATTGATTACGGCGAAGCCATAGTTAGGCGACTAGCGATAAAGGAAATGACATGA
- a CDS encoding DUF924 family protein — MTQENDKQWNTILHFWYDECSPADWFKKSDAFDTLLTERFGRLHQEVLEGVHSDWRRSPQGRVAEIILLDQFSRNMFRDTPQAFASDYLSLSLSQELISQGLDVNLESKYRKFAYMPFMHSENLEIQKRGIKLFKKLGIEDTLNYMIAHHDVIARFGRFPHRNAILGRENSWEELLYLEENGGF; from the coding sequence ATGACACAAGAGAACGATAAGCAGTGGAATACTATTCTTCATTTTTGGTATGACGAGTGCAGTCCTGCAGATTGGTTTAAAAAAAGTGATGCTTTTGACACGCTTCTTACCGAACGGTTTGGTAGACTTCATCAAGAGGTTCTTGAGGGTGTGCACAGTGATTGGCGTCGTAGCCCCCAAGGTAGGGTTGCAGAAATTATCCTTCTTGATCAATTTAGCCGCAATATGTTTAGAGATACACCGCAAGCCTTTGCTTCAGATTATCTCTCTCTGTCCTTATCCCAAGAGCTCATCAGTCAAGGTCTTGATGTAAATCTTGAAAGCAAATATCGTAAATTTGCCTATATGCCCTTCATGCATTCTGAAAATCTAGAAATACAAAAAAGAGGTATCAAACTTTTTAAAAAACTAGGCATTGAGGATACGTTGAACTATATGATCGCTCATCATGATGTGATCGCTAGATTTGGACGATTTCCTCATAGAAATGCAATTTTGGGCCGTGAAAATAGTTGGGAAGAGCTTTTGTATTTAGAGGAAAATGGCGGCTTTTAG
- a CDS encoding ABC-F family ATP-binding cassette domain-containing protein produces the protein MTKFSAVQRLWISMLHITDITYRIGDRLLFDQATVRIPVGHKVGFVGKNGAGKSTLFRMILDEFGPESGAIKVRSNAIVGHVGQEAPGGPQSLLETVLNSHREMADLKVELSQTEQGERIAEIHARLTDLGYHSAEARAAKILSGLGFDEVAQLRSCESYSGGWRMRVALACMLFQEPDLLLLDEPTNYLDIEGVIWLENFLKSYPYTVIIISHDRDLLNKAVNSIVHLEQGKLNFYTGGYDRFEEMRRLKIEQQMALKTKQEAERRHIQSFVDRFKAKASKAKQAQSRVKMLERMKPIASIVEEHTIPFQFPHPEPLSSPLIALENVSVGYDPETVILNKLNLRIDMDDRIALLGANGNGKSTFAKLLCEKLKPLNFEEGGRYRRPRKLKIGYFAQHQLDEINPSDTPLHIMQRLMPEEATEAQIRARLGSFGFGIDKADRKVESLSGGEKARLMFAVCTFDKPQLLILDEPTNHLDVDSREALALALNDYDGAVVLISHDRHLVEACADRLWIVKEGDVAPYDGDLEDYKKLLLSERSGERRKDKKDDLKKQDRISGAQARAAIAPLRKAVKVAEAALDKLEKEKRRVESKLADPKLYESEDPRAGPLIIKLNKQAGELTVAIEDAEIAWMEAEEKLAEVTD, from the coding sequence ATGACAAAATTTTCTGCCGTTCAACGCTTATGGATATCTATGCTTCATATTACAGACATAACCTATAGAATTGGTGATCGATTGCTCTTTGATCAAGCAACTGTGCGCATTCCGGTGGGCCATAAAGTTGGCTTTGTCGGTAAAAACGGCGCTGGAAAATCCACTTTGTTTAGAATGATTCTTGATGAATTTGGACCAGAATCTGGAGCCATTAAGGTTAGATCTAACGCAATTGTAGGTCATGTCGGTCAAGAAGCACCAGGTGGCCCTCAATCTTTACTTGAGACTGTGCTTAACTCTCACCGAGAAATGGCAGACCTAAAAGTGGAACTCTCCCAGACCGAGCAAGGAGAACGCATTGCTGAAATTCATGCACGCCTCACAGATCTGGGGTATCATTCTGCGGAAGCCCGAGCGGCTAAGATTTTATCTGGTTTAGGTTTCGATGAAGTAGCACAACTGAGATCGTGTGAAAGTTATTCTGGTGGTTGGCGCATGCGGGTGGCACTGGCTTGTATGTTATTTCAAGAACCAGACCTTCTTCTTCTTGATGAGCCGACAAACTATCTTGATATTGAGGGTGTTATCTGGCTAGAGAACTTCTTAAAATCCTACCCTTATACTGTCATAATCATTTCGCATGATAGAGATCTATTAAACAAAGCCGTAAACTCAATCGTCCATCTGGAACAAGGAAAACTTAATTTTTACACGGGTGGCTACGATCGATTTGAAGAAATGCGTCGTTTAAAAATTGAACAACAAATGGCCTTAAAGACTAAACAGGAGGCCGAGAGACGGCACATTCAAAGCTTTGTAGATCGATTTAAAGCAAAGGCTTCCAAAGCCAAACAAGCCCAAAGTCGCGTGAAAATGCTAGAGCGTATGAAACCCATAGCCAGCATAGTCGAGGAACATACTATTCCTTTCCAATTCCCGCATCCTGAGCCACTTTCTTCTCCTCTCATTGCGCTTGAAAATGTGTCAGTCGGTTATGACCCTGAGACAGTAATTTTGAATAAACTCAATCTCAGGATCGATATGGACGACAGAATTGCCCTATTAGGGGCAAATGGTAATGGAAAATCTACATTTGCCAAACTGTTGTGTGAAAAATTGAAGCCTCTAAATTTTGAGGAAGGCGGTCGCTATAGACGGCCTCGCAAATTAAAAATAGGTTATTTTGCGCAGCATCAATTAGACGAGATTAATCCCAGCGATACACCGTTACATATTATGCAAAGGTTAATGCCGGAAGAAGCCACTGAAGCACAGATAAGGGCCAGACTAGGATCGTTTGGATTTGGAATTGATAAGGCCGACCGTAAAGTTGAAAGTCTTTCTGGAGGAGAAAAGGCCCGCTTGATGTTTGCCGTATGTACATTTGATAAGCCTCAACTGCTTATTCTTGATGAACCAACGAACCATTTGGATGTGGATAGTCGTGAAGCTCTAGCACTTGCCCTTAATGATTACGATGGTGCCGTGGTTTTAATCTCTCACGATAGACATTTGGTAGAAGCCTGCGCCGATAGACTTTGGATTGTTAAAGAAGGAGATGTGGCCCCTTATGACGGAGATCTAGAGGATTATAAAAAGCTTCTACTGTCTGAGCGTTCTGGAGAAAGGCGAAAAGATAAAAAAGACGATCTTAAAAAGCAAGACCGTATATCAGGTGCCCAAGCACGGGCAGCTATCGCCCCACTCAGAAAAGCAGTCAAAGTTGCTGAGGCAGCTCTTGATAAACTTGAGAAAGAAAAGCGCCGTGTTGAAAGCAAGTTGGCTGACCCTAAGCTATATGAAAGCGAGGATCCCCGAGCTGGCCCGTTAATTATCAAATTAAATAAACAAGCCGGTGAACTCACTGTTGCTATAGAAGACGCAGAAATTGCCTGGATGGAGGCGGAAGAGAAGCTGGCTGAGGTTACAGACTAA
- the ndk gene encoding nucleoside-diphosphate kinase, whose amino-acid sequence MAIQRTFSIIKPDATNRNLTGAINAIFEKAGLRIVGQKRIQMTQAQAETFYAVHSERPFFGELVEFMTSAPVVVQVLEGENAVLAHREVMGATNPAEAAEGTVRKEYALSIGENSVHGSDSEENAALEIAQFFSGNEIVG is encoded by the coding sequence ATGGCTATTCAACGTACATTCTCTATTATCAAGCCAGACGCAACAAATCGTAACCTAACTGGCGCTATCAATGCAATTTTTGAAAAAGCAGGTCTTCGCATCGTTGGCCAAAAGCGTATTCAAATGACACAAGCTCAAGCAGAAACATTTTATGCTGTACATTCTGAGCGTCCTTTCTTCGGTGAACTTGTTGAGTTCATGACTTCTGCACCTGTGGTTGTTCAGGTTCTAGAAGGCGAGAACGCAGTACTTGCGCACCGTGAAGTCATGGGAGCTACTAACCCAGCTGAAGCTGCTGAAGGTACTGTTCGTAAAGAATATGCACTTTCAATTGGCGAAAACTCTGTTCACGGTTCAGATTCTGAAGAAAATGCTGCTCTAGAAATTGCACAGTTCTTCTCAGGTAACGAAATCGTTGGCTAA
- a CDS encoding nuclear transport factor 2 family protein, translated as MKITPLFLSLGLMSLLGMPLTADDKADVQAAIKGYVHGFYLGDASLLEKHVHTSMRKIGWYRGAGDKAYKGPYSMTQKSAMEFAPGWGSKFDPGKDGHMVITIFEIMDKVASAKVEAHWGVDFFHLAKSEEGQWQIYNIIWQSHSDGKLK; from the coding sequence ATGAAAATTACACCTTTATTTTTATCTTTAGGGCTTATGTCCCTTCTAGGCATGCCTTTAACTGCTGACGATAAAGCGGATGTTCAAGCTGCTATCAAAGGATATGTGCACGGCTTTTATTTGGGCGATGCATCGTTATTGGAAAAGCATGTTCATACAAGCATGCGAAAAATTGGTTGGTATCGCGGGGCCGGTGATAAAGCGTACAAAGGGCCTTATTCTATGACTCAAAAATCTGCCATGGAATTTGCACCAGGGTGGGGATCAAAATTTGACCCTGGTAAAGACGGGCATATGGTCATCACCATCTTTGAAATTATGGATAAAGTTGCCTCCGCAAAGGTTGAAGCTCATTGGGGAGTTGATTTTTTCCATTTGGCGAAATCAGAAGAGGGCCAGTGGCAAATATATAATATTATCTGGCAAAGTCATTCTGACGGAAAACTTAAATAA